The following are from one region of the Magallana gigas chromosome 4, xbMagGiga1.1, whole genome shotgun sequence genome:
- the LOC136274685 gene encoding interferon-induced protein 44-like: MQELKETLLDYKPMTETNVTAANILLIDQIGAGKTSFFNSVNSIFRGKITSKACSGSFEHSVTTQYRQYKVKDISKGKFPNFRLCDTRGFEEKFALDAQEISFILDGNIPDRYQFNPLVPFTSDTSGYIKDSMLKDKIHCVAFVIDGSTVDVMSDTILQRLKNLHVKLNHRGLPHFVFLTKLDKICPDVNDDVKNTFTSTAVCDAVEKVADVMGLPRAHVLPVKNYESETKLKPALDILLMEALQRCLDFADAYMDEQLVKMAAEGKMVHTKDYD, from the exons ATGCAAGAACTTAAGGAAACGTTGCTTGACTACAAGCCTATGACGGAAACAAACGTGACTGCAGCAAACATCCTCCTTATTGATCAGATCGGCGCGGGAAAAACCAGCTTCTTTAACTCTGTGAACTCCATATTCCGCGGGAAAATCACCAGCAAAGCATGTAGTGGGAGCTTTGAACACAGTGTGACAACG CAGTATCGACAATACAAAGTGAAGGATATTTCAAAAGGAAAGTTTCCCAACTTCCGTTTGTGTGACACTCGCGGATTTGAGGAAAAATTTGCACTGGATGCACAGGAAATTTCTTTCATCCTAGATGGCAATATACCAGATCGGTACCAg TTTAACCCATTGGTTCCTTTCACATCGGATACCTCTGGGTATATCAAAGACTCGATGCTGAAAGACAAAATTCACTGTGTGGCATTTGTCATAGATGGCAGCACTGTTGATGTTATGTCGGACACAATACTACAACGTCTTAAAAATCTACATGTCAAATTGAACCATAGAG GGTTACCACACTTTGTCTTCTTGACCAAGCTTGACAAAATATGCCCGGATGTAAATGATGATGTTAAAAACACGTTCACGAGTACCGCTGTCTGTGACGCCGTGGAGAAAGTAGCAGATGTAATGGGTCTTCCACGTGCCCACGTGCTTCCAGTGAAGAATTACGAGAGCGAGACTAAACTGAAACCTGCACTGGACATTTTGTTAATGGAAGCTCTGCAGCGATGCCTGGACTTTGCCGATGCTTACATGGATGAACAACTTGTCAAAATGGCAGCGGAAGGAAAGATGGTCCACACAAAAGACTATGATTAA
- the LOC136274684 gene encoding uncharacterized protein, producing MPELLQRSYRDKLVTWIGRPCHFQLLYKISRDGCSASTFHQKCDGQGATVTVLYNTNKTIYGGFLSQSWHSSEEYYEDQNTMECVEEYPYNQESWNSNSAAIYDPDALIFRLQYNGSFNPMKFPVSKASHAGYGKIGYGPTFGRGHDICTFSGTITSSGNIFSLNGHCNLGNSFSLNGENRNTITNNNMKVTDLEVYKVLGKFVITIDVNI from the coding sequence ATGCCAGAACTTTTGCAGAGATCTTACAGAGACAAATTAGTGACATGGATCGGTAGGCCCTGTCACTTTCAGTTATTGTACAAAATCAGCAGGGACGGATGTTCGGCCTCTACGTTTCACCAGAAGTGTGACGGTCAGGGCGCCACGGTAACAGTCCTGTACAACACAAACAAAACTATCTACGGCGGCTTCCTGTCACAGAGCTGGCATTCTAGTGAAGAATATTATGAAGACCAGAACACAATGGAATGTGTTGAAGAATATCCTTACAACCAGGAGAGCTGGAACTCAAATAGTGCAGCCATATATGACCCGGACGCCTTGATCTTTCGTCTGCAGTATAATGGGTCATTTAATCCAATGAAGTTTCCTGTCAGCAAAGCAAGCCATGCTGGTTATGGCAAGATTGGCTACGGACCAACCTTTGGTAGAGGGCATGACATTTGTACATTCAGCGGAACCATAACCAGTTCaggaaatatattttctctCAACGGTCACTGCAATCTTGGAAATAGTTTCAGTTTGAACGGTGAGAATAGAAACACCATAACAAACAACAACATGAAAGTCACAGACTTGGAGGTTTACAAAGTTTTAGGTAAATTTGTTATTActattgatgtaaatatatga